Part of the Nitrospirota bacterium genome is shown below.
GGTTGAATAAGCAGTTATCTTTGGAAGTTTTTCTTTAAGTTCAAGTATAAGCCGCGCAGCGGTCTTTTTGCCGAGGCCAGGAATTGAGGTTATTGCCTGAATATCCTCATTGTAAACCGCCTCCATAAATCTCTGCACAGGCATTCCTGAGAGAACCGCAAGACCGAGTTTTGGCCCTATACCGTTTACTCCCAGGAGCGTAACAAAAACTTTCTTCTCTTCCTCTGTGAGGAAACCGTAAAGCTGAAGGGCATCCTCCCTCACGTGTGTATGAGTATAAAGAAAAACTTCACCGTCAGGGATATTGCAAAGGCTGCTGAGCGGGATATGGACATAATAGCCCACACCCCCGACATCAACAACAATCCCACCGGCTGCCTTATTGATAACCCTGCCTTTAAGTGCAGCTATCAATGTTAGTTCTCCAGATATGCTTTATCTTTCATATTTAACAACTCAGTTACGAGTCGCAACGACTTACATCATCTATTAATTAACATTCAGCAAATCAAGAATCAAAGATAAATTTGATTTTTTATTTTTAATTTACCACTGTTATTATACAATCACTTCACATATTTTAATCTATCTACTGAATTTATATGGCATATACATAAAGCAAGGGCGTCAGCGCCATTTTCAGTGAGGTCCTCTTTTATCTCTAAAATAACCCTGACCATTTCTTTTACCTGCCTTTTTTCAGCCCTTCCGTAACCAACAACAGCCTGTTTTAACTCTGTCGGGTTATACTCAAATACAGGTGTGCTGCTCTGAGCAGCCAAAAGCATGGCAACACCCCGCATTGACCCGAGAGCAAATGCAGACTGTATACTCTTTGAGAAGAAAATTTTCTCAA
Proteins encoded:
- the ruvA gene encoding Holliday junction branch migration protein RuvA, with protein sequence MIAALKGRVINKAAGGIVVDVGGVGYYVHIPLSSLCNIPDGEVFLYTHTHVREDALQLYGFLTEEEKKVFVTLLGVNGIGPKLGLAVLSGMPVQRFMEAVYNEDIQAITSIPGLGKKTAARLILELKEKLPKITAYSTGAIASDAASALVNLGYKKSLSDEAVERAIKKGANTIEDIIREALRFLTGDDK